Part of the Longimicrobium sp. genome, GGCGCCCCAGTGGAAGCTCTGCGTTCCCGCCAGCATCCGCCGCCGCCCGCCGCGCTGGTCGAACGCCAGCGAGTAGACCGTCTCGCCGCGGAAGTGCGGCCCCTCCATCCGCCACTCGCGCCGCGCGCCGTCGGCGCGGAAGAAGAACGCGCCCTTCATCGTGCCCACCATGAGCAGGACCTCGTCGGCCATCGGCGTTCTCCGGGTCAGGGAGATGGAGATCGGAACGCGGAAGCGGGGCTCGCGCACAGTGTAATGACCCCCATCCCGTCCGCCAAGGGGAGCGGGGTGAACAGGCGTGATGCGCGGGAGAGCCGTCGTTGCGTCGGAAAACGTGAAACATTAGTCTTCAGGCGAAGACAGGCCATCACGCGCCCTTTATTCTTCATCCGCCGTTCCCCTCCGTAGTCGGAAACCCACCTTTCCGGAGCCCCCATGATCTGCATTCCGCAGACGTTCCGCCTCGCGGCGGCGTCGCTCGCCATGCTCGCGTCGGCCGCCTGCGCGGACCGCAACCCCGCCGCCGCGCCGCCGGCGCAATCGCCCGGGCCCGCGCCGCTGGGCGCGCTGCGCTGCACGGTGGACGTGCGCGCGGGAACGCTCGCCTGCCGCGCCGCGCAGCCGGATGCCGCGCCGGGCGTGCGGGGCGCGGTCCTGGGGGGACAGGGATTGAACGTGCGGCTGGCCTCCAGCGGCACCAGCTACGATGCGGCCACGGAGATCCTCCGCTCCGACGTGACGGTGGAGAACCTCACCACGCAGATGCTGGGGACGGCGGACGGCCATCTCCCCGACCCGGCCGGCGTGCGCGTGTTCTTCGCCGCGGGGCCCGACGTGACCTCGGGGAGCGGGAGCGTGTCGGTGGAGAACGCGGACGGGATCGACGCGTTCACCGCGTCGGGGCAGCCGTACTTCCGCTACGCCGGCATCCTGGCGCCGGGCGACACCACCGCCCCGAAGGAGTGGCGCTTCGCGGTGCAGCCCACCGTCAGCACCTTCTCCTTCACCGTCTACGTGGCCGCGCCGGTGGCGCACGAGGGCGGCTGGGTGAGCCTGACGCCGCTGGCGCCGGCCATGAAGCCCGGCGCCACGCTGCGGATGAGCGCCGTGGTGCGCAACGTGGCGGGGCGCGTGGTGCCCGGCGCGAAGGTCGCCTGGTCGGTGACGGGGACCGACCCCGACGCGACCATCGATTCCACCGGGCTGCTGACCGCGCGTCAGGACGGCGGCATTCTCGTCGTCGCCGCCGCCACCACGTTCGACACCGCCACCGTGACGGTGTTCGTGATGAGCACGCCGTACCTGCCGCCCACCATCGCCTCGGTGCAGGTCGATCCCGCGCTGGTGGACGACGATGGCCTCGACTCGGTGACGGTGCGGGTGGCGGCCAGCGATCCGAACGGGGTCACGTCGGTCTCCATGTCGCTGGTGCCGCCGGGCGGCCCCTCGGTGGCGCAGAACTGCACCACCACCACCCCGGTCACGGGAACGCCGACGGCGGGCGTGTTCGCCTGCCGGTTCGGGTTCGCGCCGGGCTCGTCGGGCGGCGTGTGGCGGGTGGGCGAGGTGAGGGCGACCAGCCCCTACACCTCGCGCTTCCTGCAGGACTACGACCAGCGGTTCGCCGGCGCGTCCACGAGCGTGTACGTGCGCGGCCCCGTCTCCGACTACATCGCGCCCACGCTGCTCGACTTCACCTTCTCGCCCGACTCGGTGCGCACGGTGCTCGACACGGTGAGCATCGACGTGACCGTGGCCGACGCCGACACCGGGGTGGCCTCGGTGCGCACCGACTTCAGCGCCGGCGGCGCCCCGCCCACGATCGGGTGCGTCACCACGCAGCGGATCAGCGGGACCATCCACAACGGCGTGTTCCGGTGCCGGATGGCCGTTCCCGGCTTCGTCAGCAACACCCAGCTGACCGTGTTGTCGGTGCAGGTGCGCGACCGCAACAACAACGTCACGGAGCGGTCGGGCTACGACCTGGAGTTCGCCGGCTACCCCGTGCTGCTGAGGCTGCAGCCCGACACCATCACCCCGGTGATCACCGCGTTCTCCTTCTCACCCTCCACGGTGAAGGCCGACGGCGTGGACTCGGTGGTGGTCTCGCTCTCGGCCACCGACACGGCGTGGACCGGGGTGCGCCTGCTGGAGGCGGGCTTCCGCCAGGTGGGCAGCATGCTCGAGCGCAACTGCATCAACGCCTTCGTGCCGGCCACCAGCCGCACGGTGCGGTGCGCGCTGCGCTTCAACTCGCTCGAGCCGGGGCAGTGGCGGCTGCTGTACCTGCGCGCCACCGACAACGCCGGCGCCACGCGGACGATGGACGCCACGGCGGCGCAGGCGGCGGGGTGGCCGGTGGACCTCACGGTGACGCCCCCGTAGCAACGGCGTGCTGGTGATCGCGGCGGGAGATATGCATCTTTGCACGTGGGTTCCGCTGCATACGCCGGAAGGAGGGGAACCATGGTTCGTTCGTCCCACCACGCCCTGCCCGTGCTGGCCCTGGCCGCGCTGGCCGCCGCCGCGTGCGGCCCGCCGCCCGACCCGGATACCGATCCCGGACCGTCGATGCCGCCCGCCGCCTCGGCCGCGGCGCCCGCGAGCACCATCACCGCCGAAGACGTGAAGGACCTGCGCGTGGTCCGCGCCGAGGAACTGCTCGAGGGGCGCTTCGCCGGGGTGGAGGTGCTGCGGCTGCCGACCGGGGGGATCTCGGTGCGGATCCGCGGCACCACGTCGGTGGCGCTGAGCGGCGAGCCGCTGTACGTGGTCGACGGCATCCCCATCAACACGGAGCCGGGCGGCGCGCTGCGGTGGCTGAACCCGGGTGACGTGCAGAAGATCGAGGTGCTGAAGGACCCCGGCTCCACCGCCTTCTACGGCGTGCGCGGCGCCAACGGGGTGATCCTCATCACCACGAAACACTGACCGATCTCGCGCGAGAAAAGCAGGGGAGCAGGGGGCGATGCGTCGTCCCCCTGCTCCCCTGCGCTCGTTCTTCCGCGTTCCGGGCAGCTCGGCGGAGAACGCAGCCGGCGTGAAGCCATCGGAGGGATGAAGACGAGCAGGGCGCCGCGTGGGCGCCCTGCTCGTCCCTTTCGCATCATACCGGCTGCCGCAATTGATCGTGCATTCCGATCGGAATCGGATCGGATATCG contains:
- a CDS encoding TonB-dependent receptor plug domain-containing protein, producing MVRSSHHALPVLALAALAAAACGPPPDPDTDPGPSMPPAASAAAPASTITAEDVKDLRVVRAEELLEGRFAGVEVLRLPTGGISVRIRGTTSVALSGEPLYVVDGIPINTEPGGALRWLNPGDVQKIEVLKDPGSTAFYGVRGANGVILITTKH